The DNA region GTATCGCCATTACAACAGCATTAGTTTCAATTTTAACTGGAATTCCTGTCCGTGCAGATGTTGCTATGACTGGTGAAATCACCTTGCGTGGAGAAGTGTTGCCGATCGGTGGCTTAAAAGAGAAGCTATTGGCTGCGCATCGTGGCGGCATTAAAACAGTGCTGATTCCACAGCAGAATGTGAAAGACTTGGCAGATATTCCTGAGAACATTAAAAACCATTTGGATATCCATCCGGTTCAATGGATTGATGATGTATTAGCATTGGCGTTGGCTTCAAAACCTGTACCATTGCCTGAAGGGGGAGATGCTAACGATAATGTTGCAAAAGAGGTTCAACCTGCTGATAAATCAAAAGAAAATCCAGATGCAGTAATTGAAACAACAAAGCATTAAAAAATAAGTGCGCTATAAACCGCATAAAAGCTTGACATAGTCTTTGTTGGCTTGATATAAAGCTGATACGGGTGTTTTGTTACCCAGACAGTTTGCCGAAGTTTTTTATTTAATAAACCTTGAGAGGGGATTACACGTGAATAAATCAGAACTAATTGACGACATTGCTAGTGCCGCAGGTATTTCAAAAGCTGCTGCTGGTCGCGCGCTAGATGCAACAACTGCTGCAATAACAAAAGCAATAAAAAAAGGTGATCTAGTAACATTGATTGGCTTTGGTACGTTTTATGTAGGTAAACGTGAGGCTCGCAACGGCCGTAATCCACGTACAGGTGAGACAATTAAAATTCAAGCTGCAAATTCTCCTAAATTTAGGGCTGGTAAAGCGCTTAAAGATGCTGTAAACTAGCGTCTTCGTTGGTGATGCAGGGTGCTTAGCTCAGTTGGTAGAGCGTCGCCCTTACAAGGCGAATGTCAGCGGTTCGACCCCGTTAGCACCCACCAAAAACCAACGATGATGTAATGTGACTAAGCCGTTTTTAATTTTATAAATTGAGAGTGCTAGTAGTTTAGGCACTCTTTATTTTGTGAAAATTTTACAATAGTTAGATGGTTGTAATGATTAAAAGCGCAAGTATTTAGTATATTGTTATGTGAATAATGTACTGAGTTTATGGAGTGGTAGTTCAGTTGGTTAGAATACCGGCCTGTCACGCCGGGGGTCGCGGGTTCGAGTCCCGTCCACTCCGCCAAACAAAAAAGCGAGCCTTCATGGCTCGCTTTTTTTATTTCTATTAGCGCTTATTTCTTTAATTAAGATGCTGAATTAGCAGCAAGTTATCATGAACTTGTTTTGCTAATCGCTTGTCATCACTCACTCGGCTAATGTTTCAAGTATAACTTGTGATATATTAATGGCCTTTCGTTTGCAATTGATTTTTGATCAATTGTGACCTTTTACTTTTTTAATGATTTTAGTGCATATTTTAAGAAGAGAACTTTATGTTAGATAGTATCCGCTCTGTGGCTAAAGGCTGGGTTGGTAAAGCGATATTGGCTTTAATTACGATTCCTTTTGCTTTATTTGGAATTGACTCTTATTTGAGTGATGCTGGCAATAATGTTGCGATAGCGAAAGTTGATGGTAGTGAGATCTCTGTGCAGGCTTATTCAAATGCAATGCAAAGCTTACGTACTCGTATGCAAAACGAGGGTAAAGTAGATCAAGCGCAATTAGATAGTCCACAAGTAAAAGCAATGGTGCTAGACCAATTAATTAATGAGCAGTTGCTAGAAAAAGAAATTCAACAAGCTAACTATAAAATTAGTGATGCGCATTTAGCTACCTATGTTACAGCGATGCCATCGTTCCAAAAGGACGGTAAATTTTCTCAAGAGTTGTATGATGAGCTGTTACAGCAAAACAGATACACACCGAAGAAATTTGAAGCTGAGATTCGCGCTAGTTTATTGGCACAGCAAGCACAAGATGGCATTACTAAGCTTGGTTTTATTTCAACCGCACGTGCAGACAAAACATTAAAGTTGTTGAATCAAAAACGTCTGGTCACTGTGTCTGAGCTTAAAACTAAAGATTTTCTTGATCAAGTGAAGGTTGACCCAGCTGAAGTAAAAGCATACTACGAAAAACATAAAGATAAGTTGCGTGATCCTGAGCAAGTTAAAATTGAATTCTTATTGCTATCTGCAAGTAGTTTAGTGCCTGGTATTAAAGTAGATGATGCGGATGTGAAGCGTTACTACGATGAGAATGCAGCTAAATTTAAAGGTAACGAACAAAGACGTGCTAGCCATATTTTGATTGGTTTTGGTGTGAATGCAACGCCAGAACAAAAGCAAGAGGCTAAGGATAAGGCCCAAGCTTTATTAGCAACTATCAAAAAGAATCCTAAGTCTTTTGAAGAGTTAGCAATTAAAAACTCACAAGATCCTGGTTCTGCCACTAAAGGTGGTGACTTGGGTAGTTTTGGCCGCGGTGCGATGGTTAAGCCATTTGAAGAAGCGGCATTTAGTATGAAGGTGAATGAGGTTAGTGATTTGGTAGAGTCTGAATTTGGCTACCATATTATTAAACTGACGGAAGTTTCAGGTCAAAGTTCTGATTTTGAAAGTTTGAAACCGCAGATTAAAGGCGAATTGATTTTCCAAAAAGCGCAAGCTGAGTTTATTGAGAAAGCGGAAAGCTTTAGCAATGCGGTTTATGAGCAATCTGATAGCTTGGCACCAACGGCGAAGATGTTCGGTGGACAGGTGCAGCTTTCTGGATGGATGTCACGTGAAGATGCGGCTAAGTTCTTTAAGAGCGATAAAATCGTTGGTTTAATCTTCTCTCAAGAGTCTTTAAAAGAGCGTCGTAATACAGAAGCTGTTGAGGTATCACCTAATAATCTAGTGTCAGCACGGGTGCTTGACTATAAGCCATCAGCAGCAAAAACATTTGATGCTGTAAAAGCAGGTATTGAAGATTTGCTTAAGCTTGAGGCTGCTGCAAAGTTAGCTGTGACCAAAGGTGAAGAAGCTTTGAAAGCTTTGCGTGCAGGCGGCTCTGTGGATACGCTGGATTGGATTCCTGAAGTAATGGTAGACCGTAAAAATGCACAAGGCTTGACACAGCTTGCAATGACGCAAGTGTTTAAAACGGATGTGAGCAAATTACCAGCTTATTCTGGAT from Methylotenera sp. L2L1 includes:
- a CDS encoding HU family DNA-binding protein, whose amino-acid sequence is MNKSELIDDIASAAGISKAAAGRALDATTAAITKAIKKGDLVTLIGFGTFYVGKREARNGRNPRTGETIKIQAANSPKFRAGKALKDAVN
- a CDS encoding SurA N-terminal domain-containing protein; this encodes MLDSIRSVAKGWVGKAILALITIPFALFGIDSYLSDAGNNVAIAKVDGSEISVQAYSNAMQSLRTRMQNEGKVDQAQLDSPQVKAMVLDQLINEQLLEKEIQQANYKISDAHLATYVTAMPSFQKDGKFSQELYDELLQQNRYTPKKFEAEIRASLLAQQAQDGITKLGFISTARADKTLKLLNQKRLVTVSELKTKDFLDQVKVDPAEVKAYYEKHKDKLRDPEQVKIEFLLLSASSLVPGIKVDDADVKRYYDENAAKFKGNEQRRASHILIGFGVNATPEQKQEAKDKAQALLATIKKNPKSFEELAIKNSQDPGSATKGGDLGSFGRGAMVKPFEEAAFSMKVNEVSDLVESEFGYHIIKLTEVSGQSSDFESLKPQIKGELIFQKAQAEFIEKAESFSNAVYEQSDSLAPTAKMFGGQVQLSGWMSREDAAKFFKSDKIVGLIFSQESLKERRNTEAVEVSPNNLVSARVLDYKPSAAKTFDAVKAGIEDLLKLEAAAKLAVTKGEEALKALRAGGSVDTLDWIPEVMVDRKNAQGLTQLAMTQVFKTDVSKLPAYSGLADSKLGYMIVKVVEVDTSSIADAESVNTAKAELNQVLSDEYMAAYKQSLREKVKVTVNQRLLLENTNN